The Dioscorea cayenensis subsp. rotundata cultivar TDr96_F1 chromosome 8, TDr96_F1_v2_PseudoChromosome.rev07_lg8_w22 25.fasta, whole genome shotgun sequence genome segment gTGTTAAAACATTCCCTGGAGATGAGCATAATTGTTATATCCAGTATAAGGATACAAAATTAAGTGAGAACACATATTTTGGTACCAATCCAGATGTATGATAAAGGTCAATAATTGTTTCAACAGTTTTACTTTTGGAAGTTTATATCTTGATtgtctttactgttttcttagtaaAGCTATTTCTcctgttttattttcttgtagctGCTaacttatttttgatttgtgTTCCATGTTGTATTGATTGATGTGTATGTTGCACAGGCGGGCCTTAAACCTGatggtttttttgttgtaaaagaGAATATTGCACGGCAGGGTCTGATGCTCTCTCTCTTTTAAATATATCCATTTTTTCCTGCATTAATTATAACCACATAAAGGTCTGAAGATGCATGCTATATTGTTGCAAGAAAGGTTCTGATTTTCTTTGTCTTTCTACCACCCTCATTAAACTACATGATTGTCTGAACTTGCGGTTTTTTTCACTCAAGGACTTGTATTAGTATCTGGGAGTTGTGTTTCATTTAAGAagaaatattacattttttagATAAATTGTAACATTTCAGTTTTTGTTTTGGGTAAATTTGAATATGACGTCATCTTTTGTCTCATAATTGAACTTCATTCTGATGGAATATTATCCAAGATTGTGACAATTTTGAAAACCCTAAGCAGGCCATGAGAATTTCCCCAAGGAATGCTAATCTgagataaattttattttaatgtgatAGGATGTAATGACTTTGAATATTCTGTGTAAGTCCTGCATATACTCGGAATTCTATGATcataatataacaaatatttcCTGCATTGGACCTTTGAATGGTAAGCACTTACTTTATAAGATAAGCACGCAAAGGTCTattttttggtgtttggtttggGGTTTTTCCAAAGCACTTGTAGAGGTATAAAATAAACGGTTGGGTTTAATCTTCATGGACAAAAATGCGTTCcacacaagaaaaataaaaatgtatggAAGTGCTTTCGTTATAAGTTGCCCTAAtgaaaaaatgttttaaacttACTCAGAGAAAGCATTTATGCTACTACATAACTTTTAAACAATGTCTTTCGCATAAGTTTATCCAAACTTAACCTGAATCTTACTTTTGCTCCTTTTTCTCTAGCTCATAGTGTTATTTCTTggacaaatataaataaatttaacttGCTTCATGTCTTGTCCTTTCTTCCATTTTCAACTTGATAGGGTTAGAGGAAGCTTagaaaaaaactgaaaattggtttcagtaaaaattaaaaaagaatggtGGAACTTGACAATTGAGAACACAAAGTCACCTTTTCCATCAGTTTGTCAGGGGAGTTTGATATTGTCATTGATCTAGGACTATATATGTTTGTTCTGATTCACTTGGACTTTTGCTGCAGGATTTGTTTTAGATAAGGAGGACAACAGCATCACCAGGTCTGATTTATACTTTAAAGAGCTATTTAATCAGTGTGGCCTGTACATTTACAAGACCAAGGTTCATCCCAATTACTAGCTGTGCAAACATTTAATTATCTTTCTATCATTAAACAAGAAATCAGATAAATCtcgcttctctctctctcttattggagcttgttttaatattttcttggaGATAATTGCTGTAAATTATTCATATCAGGATCAAAAAGGGCTTCCTGAGGAATTATTCGCGGTGAAGATGTATGCACTGGTAACTGACAAACCAAGAGTAGGCAAAAGCAAGGTACCACAGTATAAACCAGGTATCATAAAGTGATGAAATTTTCAACAACCTACAATGAGTCTTTGTGTGTGTCACCGACTATCCTAGCAAAGAGCTACTGCATGATTTATGATCATTTTGTGAAAAACGTCATATCGTCATTTCTTTTACCAGCTAAACAGGCATGGAATTCATGTTTCTACCTCTTAAATTACCGAATGTCTGGTGGTGGCACTTGGTGGACATTCATCACATGTAATATATTTTCAGTGCAGCTGACCCACATTTTGAAGACACAACTGTGAATGGTCTCATTTTGGCTGTCAATGTTGATACAAAAAAATTGCAGACTAGTTCTTATTAGTGCATGTAATTCGAGGTTACTGTGAACTGAACATATTCTTTCAAGAAAGAGTGTCATtgcttataaatattatttagatTTGGTGGCCCTTAGGGAAGGACGCAATGCATATCGTTAATGTTCTTAAAAGAACTTTTCAACCAAAAGTGAAAATTAGATCGCGTGGCCTAATGGATAAGGCGCTCGCCTCCGGAGCGGGAGATTGTGGGTTCGAGTCCCATCGCGATCGTTTTCATTTATCTTTGCTTGGTTgttattttatgattatataCGTGGTCCATAAGTCCATTGATTTAGTTCACTTGcatgtctttttcttttattttttattttttaaaactttctgATTTCTCTTTGATGATAATGATATTAACTAAACTTTCAGTGGAGATTTTAATGAGAATAAAACTACATAATATcacttttatattaaatattaggAATTAATCTTCAAACTTATAAGCTAACGCTGATAATCAGGATTTTAACTTTTCGCTCTATATCTGGAATGTCAAATTTTAAGAACAAACAACTGAAATTACAGTTATCAGTAacttgaacatgtatacacatacAAGAATTCACCAAGTTAACATTGTAAGTCAGCAAAAATCCATGTTTCTCCTAATTCAGTTAGCATCCAGCATCAGCATCAGCACCAGCATTAGATGAACCAGTTCTctgcaaacaaacaaataaacaaaaagtacTAGTTACAATTGTAAAAAGTAGTAATAACTACGCTTATGTTCAAAATCAAACAATGGAATGCTACTTGCATGCATATTTGTTGAAAAGATTGATATAGTAACAAAACAAGGACTTCAATCACAGATGAAACATTTGTCTGACTTACCATTCGCTTGCTTAAGTAAGGTTGAACTATGAAAGATGTGTCTGATTGCTGATCCTTTTCGGATAATTCACGCTTTTCCTTCTCAAACTCTTTCCTGGATTCCTTGCGTGTGCCTGCTTGCCAAACTCTTCCAAAATTAGGTAGCCAATTAGCATCATGTGGCTTTTGAGTTATTTTTCCTTGCTTCTCCAGCTCGAGTTCAAGCCTTCTTTTCTCAGCCCACGCTGCTCCCACCCGTTTAGGGTTCAATTTTTTTGACCTCCCATTCTGAGCTGCTGTACTGGATCCAATATTATCCAGTAGACATCTTTTGCTAGCCAGATTCACATCATTTTCTTCACTAGAGAGTAACCAGGGTGGAGCACCACCAGTATGAACATTTTCTAGATTACCATTTGAACATAAAGGTATCCGAGTGAGCTTCTGTGTGACTGGAAGGTGAAAAATCAAGACTTGTGTCAGGCCAATTGAACAAAAAACAATGTTATTCACGtgatgtttaataaaaataaagaggaaaAGTAAGGAAGATTATTTGTCAGCATTATGAAGATCTCAAGTACCATTGTTACTGTTATCTCTAGAGAACTTTCTTTGGTCCTGTAACACAGAATCAATACACTCATCAGTGTAAAAGAGCAACAAATAAAGCTGGTTATTAAgcagacataaaaaaaatatataagatgcTGCTAGATTTTGGATAACTTTACAAATCATGCTTCTAAAAACAAAGTTATGTTATTTCATTTTCAGTTGCAAATGCTCTTGTGACTAGAGCAGAAGGTTCAAGGCAACAGATCGAATGAACTTCAGAGCAATGAATCGTTCCAACTACCAATATCATGACACCATGTGCACAGAAAATTCTTGTCTCCCATGGTCTCCACTGTCCAGGATGTTCAGGACAGTTAAAACTGGGGATATATGCATCTCAagtcattttgattcaaaagatgATTGATCATAATAGTCATATAATGTACCAGAGATCAATGGCATGAGGATGTTTGAGGCAGATGTATAAGAAAACTATAAATGAAGATATACACAATGCAAATATAATAGGGGAATATAGAGACTTTTTAAAATGGAAGTAACCAGAATTAAGGTTTCAGAATTCAGTATATCAGGGTTATTGGTTACAATCTGACAAAATTATATACAAGCGGCTCCAATAGAAATCGATAATTATGATAAGGAGTATGAGATAAGACAAAAAACCGTTGTCCTGATATAATCATCATAGAGTATATGCAAATCCTCAATGGGTAACCAGTGATTGTGCTAATGTTTCATGATCAGCAAATATAGGCAATGCAACACCtcaatttttcataatatacaAGCACTCTGTACAAAAGGACAGGCATGCAGCATCAGTATACAGACTATACAAACAATGTAGCCTTGTCTATTCTAATATATCAGAACAATAATAGCTATCCAACTTTGGACTTGAGGAAAACAAATTTCCCATTTTAGACAACTCTAACCCAAAATCTACCATGGCAGTCAGCTAAAAGAAACTTGATACAGCCTTTACAATATTGATGTGGAAGTTCTAAATGCATCTACAACTCactgttatttttaattaaaaattaaaggagACTTTTCAACGTTCAAAATATATCATGAAAGTATCAGCTCATATAGCATTGTAGATATCTTCTTCATCAGTTGGAAAGAATGATtagataatagaaaaataaggtCCAcagaaatattttcaaattagatGGACTACTAACAAGAAAcatgtaaacaacaaaaaattaaaactaatcaaACTATAACACTAAATTCATGCCTGCTTTGCTTCAAAACCTTTTAGCTGTAAAAGTCTGTCTGGAAAGTAGTTCATATAACATGATATATGACTTCATTATactaaaaagaatgagaaacaaaatagaaaaataagccTCACAATCGTATTTTTGTACTAGCAAAACAGCTTTTCGGTAGACCTCAAAATAAAAGGTAGCATACAACGTTGCCGTCAACATACAGCATCACCACCGCTAAAAATTACTAATACATTTTTTCAGACAACCCAATAGCTAACATGAGCAAATGAAACAATTCACACTTATATGATAGATACATTAGATAGTGTCAAATAAAAGTTAGCATGTTTCCAATAGAAAGTATTCTTAGGATAAGGAAAATAAAGGGCGGGCAAAAGTTCAACTTTAAACAAGTCTTTTAGACTTTTAGTTTACATCTTCAAATTTTGTATCCCACTATGTCTTCGGAGATTCTATCTTGTGATAGTCCAATTGCAattatttcaaacaaatttggaaagcaaaaggggaaaaaaatgatAGCATTAACAATGTAAAAAATGAAACATCCTTCCACGCTTTGATTTTGTAATTGAAACACATATGGTGAAGTAAGCAACATACCTCTCCACTAGGTAGCGAATGAGCAGCTAAGTCATTCCGGTTTATACTGATATAAGGGACTTGGTTACCTGGATTATAAGCTTCATTCAGCACAAACATGTCAGAGCGATAGAAATAATAAAGTTGGATGACTAACCAAAATGaataaccacaaaaaaaaaaggaaaaaagaaaaagggaaacaGAAAGAACTAGTACAAACCAGAGTCATTCATGGAGACCCCTTGCAAGCGAGTGCTCGGAAGACTCACACTTCCCAGAACACCAAGGGATGGAGAACTAGCAAACATAGGAGCTGCATGAGCTGTGGTAGCTTCGCTACCTTCTGGAAAACATTTCCAATATTCTTGATAGGTGTGACTTTGTAAAGGCATAACATTAAGAGAAGTGCTAGAATTAAAAGATATTAAAGAATTATTGTCAAAACTATCTGTATGGCCAGATTCATGTTCAAATTGGATATCTTTAGAAGGCCCGGGCACTGGTCCAATAGGATGTTTGCTGGCTGACAATGGAGCAACACACTTCGACAGCTCACACTCCTTTTTCCACTGCAAATTGAATGTTAATCAATCAATAACATACCATCAATAATCAACAAAAAACCAATCATTTATTGACAATAAGTTCATATGAATTAGCAATATATCATCAGCAAGTGTTACAACATAAAGTGGATAAAGAAGTTTAAGCAattcacaaaaacaaatcaGTAGAGTTAAAAACAGAAACTTGGTTTACAGCACAAATAGTTTCATCTCAAATCACAAAAGGATGAGGAAAGCCAAATATCCAATAAcccaaaaccaaaacaacaattGCTCAGAAAATTGCTCACAAATCCAACCAAAAACCAAGAAATTATAAACTTCAAACAGAAAAAAATCTAGCAAAGTTTTGGCATCCAATCAGGGAAAGAAAACCAATGGTCACAGAAAACAACCCTAACCTTAGAGAGATCGGACTCAGAAACCCTAAACGAATCAACACGATCCATCCCACCCCCGTATTTCCacaagaaattcttcaaattCTTCAGATGCTCCTCACCCGCCATGTGTTCGATTGCATTCTCACTTTAAAAGCACAAACCAGTCCAAAACAAAcagattcaaaaccctaaaaaacaaccagaaaaaccctaaaacaattAAGAACAGGAGAAAAAGGGTTACCATGCAAAGAGGCTATAAAGTTCCTGGATGTCAAGGCGGCAGAAGACGCACCAGATGCGGTTGAGGGCGGAGTGTTCGGGGCGCAGAGGAACGGGGTTTTTGAGGAAGAATCGGAGGTCGGACAGCTTGGAATGGAAGCGGGagaagagagaggagagagcGCGGAGATGGGAAGGGAGGTACTTGTGGCGACGGCCATGGTCGTGGTTGAGGTTGCAAACATCACAGAACTCGAAGGGATCTCCGCCGATGCCCTTCCTCTGTGCCGTCTTCTTCTTCGCCGGAGGTTTCTCCGGCTCCGGGGCCATTGAAAGAGAAGCTTGAGAGCTTGAGATCGACGGGGCGCTGCAGCGGgctatcaattttttatttttatgcgaaattttgaaaattttgatttggttaattaattattaaaaaatatattagcaGTGAAAAGGAAAACtggaaatttttttccccaaaacattattatatattttttatgtaaataaataaataaagagtttGTGTTGTAATAAAATAAGAGGTTTTTTACATGTCATCCccaaaaaatactgaaattactttcctatttttttaaaaatattaataaaacatataaatatctttacaagatatatacacaaaaatatgGGCAAGATGCAAGAAGAATTGACTTGAACCATTTCTACTTATATTAGTTGAGgtttgaaactttttttttagccGGTTGCACACTCCTCTGTAGAGGATCCAATACTAATAAATCAAATGATTTTTGGCATCTGCATATCAAATTTCAATCTTTTATGGAgtcaaacataaatttttatgcataatttaaatttttatttt includes the following:
- the LOC120267599 gene encoding TITAN-like protein isoform X2 translates to MAPEPEKPPAKKKTAQRKGIGGDPFEFCDVCNLNHDHGRRHKYLPSHLRALSSLFSRFHSKLSDLRFFLKNPVPLRPEHSALNRIWCVFCRLDIQELYSLFACENAIEHMAGEEHLKNLKNFLWKYGGGMDRVDSFRVSESDLSKWKKECELSKCVAPLSASKHPIGPVPGPSKDIQFEHESGHTDSFDNNSLISFNSSTSLNVMPLQSHTYQEYWKCFPEGSEATTAHAAPMFASSPSLGVLGSVSLPSTRLQGVSMNDSGNQVPYISINRNDLAAHSLPSGEDQRKFSRDNSNNVTQKLTRIPLCSNGNLENVHTGGAPPWLLSSEENDVNLASKRCLLDNIGSSTAAQNGRSKKLNPKRVGAAWAEKRRLELELEKQGKITQKPHDANWLPNFGRVWQAGTRKESRKEFEKEKRELSEKDQQSDTSFIVQPYLSKRMRTGSSNAGADADAGC
- the LOC120267599 gene encoding TITAN-like protein isoform X1; the protein is MAPEPEKPPAKKKTAQRKGIGGDPFEFCDVCNLNHDHGRRHKYLPSHLRALSSLFSRFHSKLSDLRFFLKNPVPLRPEHSALNRIWCVFCRLDIQELYSLFACENAIEHMAGEEHLKNLKNFLWKYGGGMDRVDSFRVSESDLSKWKKECELSKCVAPLSASKHPIGPVPGPSKDIQFEHESGHTDSFDNNSLISFNSSTSLNVMPLQSHTYQEYWKCFPEGSEATTAHAAPMFASSPSLGVLGSVSLPSTRLQGVSMNDSAYNPGNQVPYISINRNDLAAHSLPSGEDQRKFSRDNSNNVTQKLTRIPLCSNGNLENVHTGGAPPWLLSSEENDVNLASKRCLLDNIGSSTAAQNGRSKKLNPKRVGAAWAEKRRLELELEKQGKITQKPHDANWLPNFGRVWQAGTRKESRKEFEKEKRELSEKDQQSDTSFIVQPYLSKRMRTGSSNAGADADAGC